Proteins co-encoded in one Amaranthus tricolor cultivar Red isolate AtriRed21 chromosome 7, ASM2621246v1, whole genome shotgun sequence genomic window:
- the LOC130818756 gene encoding protein SPA, chloroplastic — protein MVSTTALPGLQSPFLNSSRKLSAFTSSSSSFSPTCKLPRNRRSSSTYPSIQAADFDQSTIVAISVGVVSVAIGIGIPIFYENQIDNAAKRDNTQPCFPCSGSGAQKCRFCLGTGNVTVELGGDEKEVSKCINCDGLGSLTCTTCQGSGIQPRYLDRREFKDDD, from the exons atggtATCAACAACAGCACTTCCTGGACTTCAATCTCCATTTCTGAATTCCTCTCGCAAGCTTTCCGCttttacttcttcttcttcttctttctcgCCTACCTGTAAACTGCCGAGAAATCGTCGCTCTTCCTCCACTTATCCTTCAATTCAAGCTGCGGATTTTGATCAAAGCACT ATAGTAGCGATTTCAGTAGGAGTTGTCAGTGTTGCTATTGGAATTGGCATTcctattttttatgaaaatcaaATTGACAATGCT GCAAAACGAGACAATACACAACCTTGCTTTCCCTGCAGCGGATCAGGGGCTC AAAAATGTAGGTTTTGCTTGGGAACGGGTAATGTGACAGTAGAACTTGGTGGAGATGAGAAGGAAGTTTCTAAATGCATCAACTGTGATGGCCTTGGTTCCTTAACATGCACTACCTGTCAAGGCTCTGGAATTCAACCTAGGTATCTAGATCGAAG GGAATTCAAAGATGATGACTAG
- the LOC130818757 gene encoding beta-ketoacyl-[acyl-carrier-protein] synthase III, chloroplastic-like, with translation MASAYAAFFSPSLPSTLKNRISPSIAFNGSGSRSHPGFSNWVFCSSNEGADKYAVPTAVESRVSRLVNRGCKLVGCGSSVPKLVISNDDLSKMVETSDEWISTRTGIRKRRVLSGEDSLIGLATDAARNALEMANIQPDDVDLVLMCTSTGEDLFGSAPQVQRALGCSRNPLAYDITAACSGFMLGLVSAACHVRGGGFNNVLVIGADALSRFIDWTDRGTCILFGDAAGAVVLQACDGEDDGLFAFDFHSDGEGARHLNASLRHDETDAAMGGNGAVNGFPPRPTSYSRISMNGKEVFRFAVRCVPQSIETALQKAGLSGFDIDWLLLHQANQRIIDAVATRLEVPSDRVISNLANYGNTSAASIPLALDEAIRGGKVKPGHIIAASGFGAGLTWGSAILRWG, from the exons ATGGCGAGTGCATATGCTGCCTTTTTCTCGCCTTCTTTACCTTCTACTCTCAAGAATAGGATTTCTCCTTCTATAGCTTTTAATGGATCTGGGTCTCGTTCCCATCCGGGTTTTAGCAATTGGGTTTTTTGCTCCTCCAATGAAGGTGCTGATAAATATGCTGTTCCTACTGCTGTTGAATCAAGAGTTTCTAG GCTAGTAAATAGAGGTTGCAAGCTAGTTGGTTGTGGTTCGAGTGTACCGAAATTGGTGATCTCCAATGATGACCTTTCTAAAATGGTAGAAACTTCAGATGAATGGATATCTACTCGCACTGGGATTCGCAAAAGGCGTGTACTTTCAG GTGAAGATAGTTTGATAGGCTTAGCTACTGATGCCGCAAGGAATGCTTTGGAGATGGCCAACATTCAACCTGATGATGTTGACCTTGTTTTGATGTGCACTTCTACTGGGGAGGACCTCTTCGGTAGTGCTCCTCAG GTTCAAAGAGCTCTAGGATGTAGCCGAAATCCTTTGGCTTATGATATTACTGCAGCTTGCAGTGGATTTATGCTGGGTTTGGTGTCTGCTGCTTGTCACGTAAGGG GTGGTGGGTTTAATAATGTACTAGTTATAGGTGCAGATGCTCTATCTCGTTTTATAGATTGGACGGATAGAGGGACTTGCATTCTTTTTGGTGATGCTGCTGGTGCTGTTGTTTTGCAG GCCTGTGACGGTGAGGATGACGGGCTGTTTGCGTTTGACTTCCATAGCGACGGTGAGGGTGCAAG GCATTTGAATGCATCTCTGCGGCATGATGAAACGGATGCAGCAATGGGTGGAAATGGTGCTGTGAATGGTTTCCCTCCAAGGCCCACCTCTTATTCACGTATTAGCATGAATGGAAAAGAGGTATTTCGGTTTGCCGTCCGATGTGTACCCCAGTCAATTGAGACCGCACTTCAAAAGGCAGGTCTCAGTGGTTTCGATATTGATTGGTTACTATTACATCAG GCAAACCAGAGGATAATCGATGCTGTTGCAACACGTCTAGAGGTTCCTTCAGATCGCGTAATTTCAAATTTGGCAAATTATGGCAACACTAGTGCTGCATCAATCCCCTTGGCATTAGATGAAGCCATTCGAGGGGGAAAAGTGAAACCTGGACATATCATTGCAGCTTCTGGATTTGGTGCTGGTCTTACGTGGGGTTCGGCCATTTTGAGATGGGGTTAA
- the LOC130818758 gene encoding chaperone protein dnaJ 72, with the protein MADHYRLLGVTKSSSKEEIKEAFRKLAIQYHPDKHAQSSKSARDAATLKFKQVSEAYEVLVDDRKRAAYNLSRYNKNSSYSYHNNYDPNYYYRGGSYHRPPPFSSQPHRFMLNLDAFFRYMTTRAFLLNVAFAGLLLGGTVAIDMGGEALWKMQNPGKSFEEVMESIEKKKGHKGHE; encoded by the exons ATGGCGGATCACTACAGGTTGCTAGGAGTCACAAAAAGCTCTTCGaaagaagaaatcaaagaagCATTTCGTAAATTGGCGATTCAATATCATCCAGATAAGCATGCTCAATCCTCCAAATCTGCAAGAGATGCTGCCACTCTTAAATTCAAGCAGGTTTCTGAAGCTTACGAGGTTCTCGTTGATGATCGTAAGCGTGCTGCGTACAATTTAAGCCGCTACAACAAAAATTCTAGTTATTCTTACCATAATAACTATGATCCCAATTACTACTATCGCGGTGGTTCTTATCATCGCCCTCCGCCATTTTCGTCCCAACCACATCGTTTTATGTTGAATTTGGATGCCTTTTTTCGATATATGACGACTCGTGCTTTTCTTCTAAACGTTGCGTTTGCCGG GCTATTACTTGGTGGGACAGTAGCAATTGACATGGGTGGAGAGGCTTTGTGGAAGATGCAAAATCCAGGG AAATCATTCGAAGAAGTTATGGAATCAATTGAAAAGAAGAAAGGGCATAAAGGCCACGAATAG